GGACGGCTGGTGTCGCTCAAGGAGCTGTTCGAAGCCGCTCAGGGCAAAGGAGTTGAGCTCGCGGGCGTCGGCCACTGGGGCGGCTCGCCGCGCTCGGTGGCCTTCAACGCCCACTGGTTCCGCCTCGCCGTCGATGGGGACACCGGCGAGATCAGGATCCTGCGCAGCGTGCACGCCGCGGACGCGGGGCGGGTGATGAACCCGATGCAGTGCCGCGGTCAGGTCGAGGGCGGCGTCGTCCAGGCACTCGGCGCGACCCTGTTCGAGCAGGTGCTCGTCGACGACGCCGGTCAGGTCAGCACCGCCGCGTTCCGCCGCTACCGGCTGCCGGCCTTCGCCGACGTACCGCGGACCGAGGTCCACTTCATGGAAACCTCCGACGCCATCGGCCCGTTGGGCGCCAAGTCGATGAGCGAGAGCCCCTTCAACCCGGTGGCGCCCGCCTTCGCCAACGCCCTGCGCGACGCCACCGGCATCCGCTTCACCGAGACCCCGTTCCTCCGCGACCGGGTCTGGCAGGCCATCGCCGAGCACCGCGCGGCGGCGCGCGGGCGGTAGGGCAACTGTGCGGACGACCGGGGCCCGACCGCGCGCGAAACCCCGTCTCTGGGTGATCAAACAAGAGGATGATCCGTGGATTGACCTGCATTTACTATGCCTGCACGCACATTTCCCTCGCTGATGCGATGAGCAGGAGCCGGTGCGGAGCACAAGGAGCAAGACATGATCGTCGGGGACCTGCTGGAGCTGGACGACCTGCACATCGAGGTGGCCTGGGCGACCCGCGAGCTGCTGGACCGCGAGGTCACCGGGGTCACCTCCACCGACCTCCACGATCCGGCGCGCTATCTGCAGGCGGGCGAACTGGTCCTCACCGGGCTGGTCTGGTGGCATCCCGAGGACGCCTCGGCCTCGCTGCGGTTCGCCAACTCCCTGCGCAGCGCCGAGGTGTCCGCCCTGCTCGCGGGCGAGGGCACCCACGGAGCCGTCCCCGCCGAGCTGATCGACGCCTGCCGTCGGCACGGGATAGCCCTGCTGTCGGTGCCGGCCGGGACCAGCTTCCGGGCCGTCACCGACCGGGTGTACCTGCGGCTTTGGGGCGATCTCCAGGCGCGCTCGGAAGGCGTCGCGGCCGTTCCGGCCGCGATCCGGCGGGAGTTGGCCGGCCTGCTGCACGCGGGCGCGGCACCGGCCGACATCCTCGCCCGCGCGGTGGCCGGCCTCGGCCTGCCGGACTGCTCCCTGGTCACGGCCGGCGGGCGGGTCCTGGGCTCCTCGGCTCCCGGGCTCGGGCTCGGGCTCGGCAGCGCGGTGCCGGTCGGACCGCCGGGCACCTCGCCGTTCGACGGCTGGCTGCTGCGCCCGCACGCGACGCCCACACCCACCGCCACCACCGTGCTGCACGGGCTGGCGGAACTGCTCGCCCCGCTCGCCACCCGCGCCCGGGCGACGGCCGCGGCGCAGCGTCAAGCAGCCGTACGGGTGGTGGAGTTGCTCCACCGGGGCGGCGGGCTGGGCCTCGACGAGGCGCTGGCCGCCTGCGGCCTGCCCGGGCGGCAGCCCCTCACGCCGATCGTCGTACGGATCGAGAACGGCCCCGAAGCCTGGGCCGCCGCAGCCCTCGCCGAGGCCCTGCACCGGCTCGACGCGCCGTTCGTCGCCGCCCCCGACGGTCGGGGCGGTGCGACCGGGCTGTCGGCGGCCGGTGAAGCCGAGGTCGGCGCCGCCCTCCGGGCCACCTGGCCGACGCTGAACGGCAGACTGACGGAGCGTCAGCAGCTGCGCGCGGGCGTCGGCCCCACCGCCGCGGCCACCCTGCCGGAGTTGCGGGGCGCGCTGGTGCAGGCCGGCTACGCGCTGGACTCGCAGGCGGCCGGCGCCGTCGGCAGCAGCCTCGAACTCGGCTCGCTGGCAGCCCTGTTGCGCGGTGTACCGGCCGAGGTCAAGGCATCGTTCCGCAGCAGGCTGCTGGCGCCGCTGGCCGAGCACGACCGGACCAACACCGTCTCGCTGCTCGCCACGCTCGACTCCTTCCTGAGCCACGACGCCTCCTGGTCCCGCACGGCGCAGGCCCTGCACATCCACGTGAACACCGTGCACTACCGGATCAAGCGCATCGAGGAACTCACCGGCCGCAGCCTGGTCCGGCTCGAGGACCGGCTCGACCTCCGGGCCGCCCTGATCTGCGGCGACTGACTCCACTCCGGCCACTGTGCCACCACACAGTGGGCCTTGCCCTCGCCTGTGCGATGGACCAGGAGACTCTGGGCTTGCAGCTGCGGCAGAGTGATCGCGGCTCCTCGACGCCCTTCGTCGATGGGCGCCACCTCCGATCAGCACAGGAGAGACCGATGAAGAAGAGACCTCTGCGGCACCTCGTCGCGGGCAAGGCCCTGGCCCTGGGAGCCGCACTCGCCATGGCCGTTGCCGGAACGGCGTACGCCAACTCCGTGGGCGTGACCGTGAAGACGCCCGGGGCCACCCTCGGGCCCGCGTCCACGTTCGCCGAGATCTCCACCCACGCGGACTGCAGCAGCGGCCTGATCTCCGGCGGCGGGATCAACCAGGCCATCGGCACCGGCACTTCGTCCAACGGCAACAAGGTGAACGGCAGCGCGCCCAGCCCCGACGGCAGCACCGAGTACACCGGCTCCACCGGCGTGGTCGGCACGGACGTCACGCACTGGCTCGGCATCGGCGGCAGCGGCGGCGCGGTCAACAGCGACTTCTCCAGCACTCCGTACGCGGTGTGCTTCACCAGCAGCCTGGTCAACCACACCCAGGTGGTCATGAACAAGCTCGCCGGTCCCACCACCAGCGGGACGGTCGGCCTGGTCGTGGCGACCTGCCCGGCCAACACGCGGCTGCTCGGCGGCGGGGCCCGGATCACCCCGGCGAGCGTCGGCAGCCTCAAGCCGATCGCGAGCTTCCCCACCTACAACAACTCCGCTCACAGCTACGGCCAGATCGCCGCCGCCGACGGGGAGACCAACCCCGACTCCTGGGCGGCGGTCGGCTGGAACGGCGGTGGCGGCAACAGCAACAACACCACCTACGCATACGCGATCTGCAGCGGGAACAACATCAACGTCAGCGGCGCCACCGTGAAGGTCCGCCACAGCGAGGTGAGCGGACCGACCGCGGCGACCTCCGGGCAGACCGCGACGGTCGGCTGCGGCGGCGGGGACGGGAAGCTGGTCAGCGGGGGTGCCGCCATCAGCGGCGGCAGCGTGACCAGCACCGCCTTCACCGGCCCCGGTTCGGTCGGCGACCACCTGAACGGGAGCTTCCCCAGCGACTCCGGCGGCAGCCCGGTCGGTGACGGCAGCACCACGGCGGCGTACTGGACCGCGTACACCCACACCGGGGGCGGCAGTTCGCCGAGCACGTACACCGACGCCTGGGTGCTCTGCGCCGACGACGGCGTCTGAGCAGGCGACCGCCCCGACCCGCGGACTACACCCGCCCCACCCCGGCCGCTCACCACCGGCCCTGAAAGATGGTCAACTCCCGTGCACTTTCGTCCGATTGCCCGTCCCCGTACGCTCCGATCCAGGCTGCTGATCGCCGGCGCGGCCGGTCTGCTGACCGCCACGGTGACACCGTTCACCGCGACCGCCGACCCGGCTACCCCCTGCGGAACGGGCGGCGTGCTGACCACGTCACCGTTCACCTGCGACTACACCGCCGTGGGCACCGACACCTTCACCGTTCCCGACGGGGTGACCGCGGTGAGCATCGACCTGTTCGGCGCCGAAGGCGGCAGCGCGGCCGGGTTCGTCGCGCCCAACCCGCCGAACGCGGGTGCACCCGGCGGGCTCGGCGGTGAGACCCGGGCGACGCTGGCCGTCCGCGCGGGGCAGGTCCTCCGGATCACGCTGGGCGCAGCCGGAAGTTCCGGCACCTCCCGGCACGGCGAGTACGCCCGGCCGGGCGGCGTCGGCCACGGAGCCGGTGGGGGCGGTGCGCACGGCGGGGGCGGCTCCGGCGGCGGTGGCTCCGACGTGCGGGTCGACGGCCTCGACGGATCGGATCGGGTGCTGGTGGCGGGCGGCGGCGGAGGGGCAGGCAACGGCGGACCCCAGCTGCGCGGCGGGGACGGCGGCGGCCCGGCCGGCGGAACCGGCGGCCAGAGCGGCGTCGAGGGGGCCGGCCTGGCCGGCGCCGGCGGAACCGGGACCGCACCCGGGGCGGGCAGCCCCAACTCCCGCCTCGGCGGCCCCGGCGTGGCCGGCAGCGACATCGACCCCGACACCGGTCTGCCCAACCCCGGCAGCGGCGGCCCCGGGGGCAACGGCGGTCGCGGCGGCAACGGCGGCGGCGGGGGTGGCGGCGGCTACTTCGGCGGCGCGGGCGGCTCCGGCGGCGGAAACCCGGGCAACCTCCCAGGCGCGGGCGGCGGCGGGGGCAGCAGCTTCGCCGCCCCGACCGCGACCGGGGTCGCCCTCCTCCCGGGCGTCAACCACGGCAACGGCAGGGCGGTCGTCTCGTTCCGGTACGGCACCTTGGTCTCGCTCACCCCCGACACGTCCACCCCGCTGTTCGGGCACTCGGTGACCGTCACCGCCACCGTCGCCTCGGCTGTGGGCGCCCCGAACGGTACGGTCACCTTCTCGGACGGGACGACGCCACTGGCCACCGTCCCGCTGACTGCCGGTCAGGCTGCCTTCAGCACCGGCGGGTTCCAGCCCGGGGCCCACGCGATCACCGCCCACTACGACGGGGACGCCGGCTTCGTACCGAGCGCCACGACCACCGATCTCGTGGTCGGCTTCAGCCGGCCGTGCCTCACGACGGCCCACCACGGTCCCCTGACCGTGGCCGCCGACGAGGCGCTCTGCATCGCCGCCGGCGGCACCCAGAACGGACCGGTCACGGTCCGTCCCGGCGGATCCCTGGCCATTGCGGACGCCGCCGTCACCGGTCCCCTGACCTCCGACGGCGCCCTCGCCCTCACGATCTGCCGCTCGACCCTCACCGGTCCGGTCAGCGTCGGGCGGACCAGCGGCCACGTCCTGCTCGGCTCGGATCCCGCCCACCCGACGGCCTGCGGCGGAAACACCATCCGGGGCCCGCTGACCCTGAACGCCAACACCGGCTGCGTCCAGACCCTCGACACCACGGTCACCGGGCCGGTCCGGGTCACCGGCCCGCGGTCGGGGTCGTGCGACTGACGACTGCATCCCGCCCTGCCCGTCCCCTCAGGAGGAATGAGACCTGAGGGGACGGGCAGGCGCGTCGTACGGCCGAGAAGCGAACCGGACAGGAGGCGGTCACCATGAACGCCGACGAACCCACCGTGCCGACGAGCAGGGACCAGACCCTCCTCCTCGAACAGGCCCACCTCTACGGCTGGAAGCCGCAGTGGCAGCTCCCCGAACACGAGCGCGCCACCGAACGCCTGCTGCTGACCCTCGAGGACACCTCACTGACCGCGGTGTTCTCCCACGACGGCACCCTGAGCTTCGCCCGCCTCACCGAGCTCGGCACCGCGACCACCGAACTCGACCTGCCCGCGGCACTGGCCGCGATGCGGGAACGCGCCGGGGCACCGGCCGGCGGCAGCGGTAGTCGGTAACGGGACCCAGCAGGGCACGGAGTTCACCCGGCCGAAGGCACTCAGTGCCGAAGGGCTGGCCGAGATGGCACAGAGTGTGGTCTATTAGGGGAACTTGGTTCCCTATCGCTCTGGAGCGCCGCGCCATGGACAAGGTGTTCGATCTCTTCCGGCTTTCCGAGGAGCACGAGATGCTCCGGGAGGCGGTGCGGTCGCTGGCGGAGGCGAAGATCGCCCCGTTCGCGGCGGAGGTGGACGAGCAGGGCCGGTTCCCGCAGGAGGCGCTGGACGCGTTGCAGGCCAATGAGCTGCACGCGGTGCATGTGCCGGAGGAGTACGGCGGTGCGGGTGCGGACGCGCTGGCGACGGTGATCGTGATCGAGGAGATCGCGCGGGTGTGCGCTTCGTCCTCGCTGATCCCGGCGGTCAACAAGCTGGGTTCGCTGCCGGTGCAGCTGTCGGGCTCGGAGGAGCTGAAGGCGAAGTACCTGGGTGCGCTGGCCCGGGGCGAGGGTATGTTCTCGTACTGCCTCTCGGAGCCGGACGCGGGTTCGGACGCGGCGGGGATGAAGACCCGCGCGGTGCGCGACGGCGACTTCTGGGTGCTCAACGGTGTGAAGCGCTGGATCACCAACGCGGGTGTCTCGGAGTTCTACACGGTGCTCGCCGTGACCGACCCGGAGCTGCGCACGAAGGGCATCTCGGCGTTCGTGGTGGAGAAGGGCGACGCGGGTGTGTCGTTCGGCGCGCCGGAGAAGAAGCTCGGGATCAAGGGCTCGCCGACCCGCGAGGTCTACTTCGACAACGTGCGGATCCCGGCGGACCGGATGATCGGCGCCGAGGGCACCGGTTTCGCGACCGCGATGAAGACCCTGGACCACACCCGGGTGACCATCGCCGCGCAGGCGGTGGGCATCGCGCAGGGCGCGCTGGACTACGCCAAGGGCTACGTGCGGGAGCGCAAGCAGTTCGGCAAGCCGATCGGTGACTTCCAGGGCGTGCAGTTCATGCTGGCCGACATGGCGATGAAGCTGGAGGCCGCCCGGCAGCTCACCTACGCGGCCGCCGCGAAGTCCCAGCGGGTCGACGCCGACCTGACGTTCTTCGGCGCGGCCGCCAAGTGCTTCGCCTCGGACGCCGCGATGGAGATCACCGTCGACGCCGTCCAGCTGCTCGGCGGTTACGGGTACACCCGTGACTACCCGCTGGAGCGGATGATGCGCGACGCCAAGATCACCCAGATCTACGAGGGCACCAACCAGATCCAGCGGATCGTCATGTCCCGCAACCTCCCGTAGTTCTTCCCACACATACACCGTCAGAAAGGAGCAGACGCCGTGAGCTTGAGGATCGTTGTCTGTGTGAAGTACGTGCCCGACGCGACCGGTGACCGTCGCTTCGCGGACGACACCACCACCGACCGGGACGCCGTGGACGGCCTCCTGTCGGAGCTGGACGAGTACGGCGTGGAGCAGGCCCTGCGCATCGCCGAAACCCACGGCGACGCCGAGGTCACCGTCCTGACGGTGGGCCCCGACGACGCCAAGGACGCCCTGCGCAAGGCCCTGTCCATGGGCGCCGACAAGGCCGTCCACGTCAACGACGACGACATCCACGGCACCGACGTGATCGGCACCTCCGCCATCATCGCCAAGGCCCTGGAGACCACCGGCTACGACCTCGTCGTGTGCGGCATGGCCTCCACCGACGGCACCATGGGCGTCCTCCCGGCCCTGCTCGCCGAACGCCTCGGCGTCCCCCAGGCCACCCTGCTCTCCGAGGTCACCCTCGACGGCACCACCGTGACCGGCCGCCGCGACGGCGACGCCGCCACCGAGCAGATCTCCGCCACCCTGCCCGCCGTCATCTCCGTCACCGACCAGTCCGGCGAAGCCCGCTACCCCTCCTTCAAGGGCATCATGGCCGCCAAGAAGAAGCCGGTCACCTCCCTCGACCTCGACGACCTCGGCATCGACACCGACACCGTCGGCCTCACCGGTGCCTGGACCGCCGTCGAGACGATCACCGCCCGCCCCGCCCGCACCGCCGGCACCATCGTCAAGGACGAGGGCGAGGGCGGCAAGGCCCTGGCCGCCTACCTCGTCGAGCAGAAGTTCATCTAACCCCACACGCGTTAGCGCATCCAACGATCGATCAGGAGCAAGAAATCATGGCTGAGATCCTGGTTCTCGTGGACCACGCCGACGGTGTGGTCCGCAAGCCGGCCCTCGAACTGCTCACCCTGGCCCGCCGCATCGGCGAGCCCTCGGCGGTCGTCCTGGGCGCCGGCCCGGCCGCCACCGACATCGCCGCCAAGGCCGCCGAATACGGCGCCGCCAAGGTCTACACCGCCGACGGCGCCGAGTTCACCGACCAGCTCGTCGTCCCCAAGGTCGACGCGCTGACCCAGATCGCCACCGCCGCCAACGCCGGCGCGGTGCTCGTCACCTCCTCCGGCGAGGGCAAGGAGATCGCCGCCCGCGTCGCCCTGCGCCTTGGCTCCGGCATCATCACCGACGCCGTCGACCTCGAAGCCGGCACCGACGGCAGCCCCGTCGCCACCCAGTCGGTGTTCGCCGCCTCCTTCCAGGTCAAGTCCAAGGTCTCGCACGGCACCCCGGTCATCACCGTCAAGCCGAACTCCACCACCCCGGAGGCCGCCCCGGCCGCCGGCACCGTCGAGACCGCGAGCGTGGAGTTCACCGGCAACGCCGCCACCGTCACCGCCCGCACCCCCCGCGTCTCCTCGGGGCGCCCCGAGCTCACCGAAGCCGCCATCGTCGTCTCCGGTGGCCGCGGCGTCGGCGCAGCCGAAGGCTTCGCCGTCGTCGAGGACCTCGCGGACGCGCTCGGCGCGGCCGTCGGCGCCTCCCGCGCCGCCGTCGACGCCGGCTGGTACCCCCACACCAACCAGGTCGGCCAGACCGGCAAGCAGGTCTCCCCCCAGCTCTACGTCGCGGCCGGCATCTCCGGCGCCATCCAGCACCGCGCCGGCATGCAGACCTCCAAGACCATCGTCGCCATCAACAAGGACCCCGAAGCCCCCATCTTCGAACTCGTCGACTACGGCGTCGTCGGAGACCTCTTCACCGTCCTCCCCCAGCTCACCACCGAGGTCAAGACCCGCAAGGGCTGAGCCTCAACAGCACGAAGCCGGACGGCAGTTGCTGCCGTCCGGCTTCGTGCTGTCCGCGCGTGATCAGCCCCGGCCGAGGCCCGCTTCGACGTCCCTGACGACCCGCCACATCGGGGTGGAGCGCTTGGTGATGACGATGACCACCTCGTCCTCCTCCGCCGCCCCGTCGGCCGGGGACCGCTCGGGCGTCCAGGCCCGGGCGACGTAGTCCAGGGCGTGGTCCACCGCCGCCGACGCGTCGCCCTCGCCCCCGGCCCGGAGCCAGGCGCGCAGGGCGTGGTTGTGCGCGGTGACCACGGCCGAGGCGATCACGTCGGCCCGCAGCGTGCCGTCCCGGCGGGCCGAGAACCGGGCCCGCAGGTACTCGGCGAGCGTGCGCTCGTAGCGCCAGACCACCGAGAGTTCGTACGTGCGCAGGCCCGGCACCTTCTTGGTCAGCTGGTAGCGCTGGACCGAGAAGACCGGGTTCTCGGCGTACATCCGCAACACCAGCCGGGCGGCGTCACAGACCCGGGCCACCGGGTCGTCCCCGTCCTCGCTGGCCTCCAGCAGGGCGGTCATGTCCGCCAGGCACTGTTCGTGGTCGGGGAAGACCACGTCCTCCTTG
This genomic interval from Kitasatospora gansuensis contains the following:
- a CDS encoding TetR family transcriptional regulator, whose protein sequence is MTAARDTSSETSATPAKPAMRDALVAAAFQLFLERGYEQTTIDDIVTLAGVGRRSFFRYFPSKEDVVFPDHEQCLADMTALLEASEDGDDPVARVCDAARLVLRMYAENPVFSVQRYQLTKKVPGLRTYELSVVWRYERTLAEYLRARFSARRDGTLRADVIASAVVTAHNHALRAWLRAGGEGDASAAVDHALDYVARAWTPERSPADGAAEEDEVVIVITKRSTPMWRVVRDVEAGLGRG
- a CDS encoding electron transfer flavoprotein subunit beta/FixA family protein; translated protein: MSLRIVVCVKYVPDATGDRRFADDTTTDRDAVDGLLSELDEYGVEQALRIAETHGDAEVTVLTVGPDDAKDALRKALSMGADKAVHVNDDDIHGTDVIGTSAIIAKALETTGYDLVVCGMASTDGTMGVLPALLAERLGVPQATLLSEVTLDGTTVTGRRDGDAATEQISATLPAVISVTDQSGEARYPSFKGIMAAKKKPVTSLDLDDLGIDTDTVGLTGAWTAVETITARPARTAGTIVKDEGEGGKALAAYLVEQKFI
- a CDS encoding electron transfer flavoprotein subunit alpha/FixB family protein, translated to MAEILVLVDHADGVVRKPALELLTLARRIGEPSAVVLGAGPAATDIAAKAAEYGAAKVYTADGAEFTDQLVVPKVDALTQIATAANAGAVLVTSSGEGKEIAARVALRLGSGIITDAVDLEAGTDGSPVATQSVFAASFQVKSKVSHGTPVITVKPNSTTPEAAPAAGTVETASVEFTGNAATVTARTPRVSSGRPELTEAAIVVSGGRGVGAAEGFAVVEDLADALGAAVGASRAAVDAGWYPHTNQVGQTGKQVSPQLYVAAGISGAIQHRAGMQTSKTIVAINKDPEAPIFELVDYGVVGDLFTVLPQLTTEVKTRKG
- a CDS encoding PucR family transcriptional regulator — encoded protein: MIVGDLLELDDLHIEVAWATRELLDREVTGVTSTDLHDPARYLQAGELVLTGLVWWHPEDASASLRFANSLRSAEVSALLAGEGTHGAVPAELIDACRRHGIALLSVPAGTSFRAVTDRVYLRLWGDLQARSEGVAAVPAAIRRELAGLLHAGAAPADILARAVAGLGLPDCSLVTAGGRVLGSSAPGLGLGLGSAVPVGPPGTSPFDGWLLRPHATPTPTATTVLHGLAELLAPLATRARATAAAQRQAAVRVVELLHRGGGLGLDEALAACGLPGRQPLTPIVVRIENGPEAWAAAALAEALHRLDAPFVAAPDGRGGATGLSAAGEAEVGAALRATWPTLNGRLTERQQLRAGVGPTAAATLPELRGALVQAGYALDSQAAGAVGSSLELGSLAALLRGVPAEVKASFRSRLLAPLAEHDRTNTVSLLATLDSFLSHDASWSRTAQALHIHVNTVHYRIKRIEELTGRSLVRLEDRLDLRAALICGD
- a CDS encoding acyl-CoA dehydrogenase family protein gives rise to the protein MDKVFDLFRLSEEHEMLREAVRSLAEAKIAPFAAEVDEQGRFPQEALDALQANELHAVHVPEEYGGAGADALATVIVIEEIARVCASSSLIPAVNKLGSLPVQLSGSEELKAKYLGALARGEGMFSYCLSEPDAGSDAAGMKTRAVRDGDFWVLNGVKRWITNAGVSEFYTVLAVTDPELRTKGISAFVVEKGDAGVSFGAPEKKLGIKGSPTREVYFDNVRIPADRMIGAEGTGFATAMKTLDHTRVTIAAQAVGIAQGALDYAKGYVRERKQFGKPIGDFQGVQFMLADMAMKLEAARQLTYAAAAKSQRVDADLTFFGAAAKCFASDAAMEITVDAVQLLGGYGYTRDYPLERMMRDAKITQIYEGTNQIQRIVMSRNLP
- a CDS encoding Ig-like domain-containing protein, yielding MHFRPIARPRTLRSRLLIAGAAGLLTATVTPFTATADPATPCGTGGVLTTSPFTCDYTAVGTDTFTVPDGVTAVSIDLFGAEGGSAAGFVAPNPPNAGAPGGLGGETRATLAVRAGQVLRITLGAAGSSGTSRHGEYARPGGVGHGAGGGGAHGGGGSGGGGSDVRVDGLDGSDRVLVAGGGGGAGNGGPQLRGGDGGGPAGGTGGQSGVEGAGLAGAGGTGTAPGAGSPNSRLGGPGVAGSDIDPDTGLPNPGSGGPGGNGGRGGNGGGGGGGGYFGGAGGSGGGNPGNLPGAGGGGGSSFAAPTATGVALLPGVNHGNGRAVVSFRYGTLVSLTPDTSTPLFGHSVTVTATVASAVGAPNGTVTFSDGTTPLATVPLTAGQAAFSTGGFQPGAHAITAHYDGDAGFVPSATTTDLVVGFSRPCLTTAHHGPLTVAADEALCIAAGGTQNGPVTVRPGGSLAIADAAVTGPLTSDGALALTICRSTLTGPVSVGRTSGHVLLGSDPAHPTACGGNTIRGPLTLNANTGCVQTLDTTVTGPVRVTGPRSGSCD